The DNA segment TGACCTCCAGGTCAACACCCTGCAATACCGACAGTTCCCTGCCGCCCTGGTGATAGGATTTGTGCAGCTGCCGGCAAGCCAGTACGGCCTCATTGCCGGCCTGCACCGTCTGAGCCTGCTCAGTATCTATTTCCACTCGGCTGTTCATAAGGTTGTTGCGCTGCTCCCTAACTCTAATAGGTCACTTCTGAAATAATCTCTAACTCATTGATTTATCAATTCATTCGCAGAGAGGGTTCCCGACAGCTCTGTCCTGCACAGCAGGGACTGTTCAGCATCCGTTTCCCCGGTTGTGTTAGGGAACCTTTTGCCGCCACCAGAAACCTTCAATTTGCTTTATAAATATTGGTTAACTCTTTGATTTATATAAATTTATTCATACCTTAACGCTTCAGCAGGTTCAATCTGTGCCGCCCGCCAGGCAGGAAACACCGTTGCCAGCAGGCTCATGCACACCGCGGCCGAGAGCACCACCACAGCATCACCCACCCGGAACTCCGAGGGTAGATAGCTCACAAAAAATACACGGGGATCGAATATTTTGCCTCCCATGAGATTTTCCGCCCAAGACACTATGTCGGTGAGGTTGAGGGCAATCAGGAGACCCAATACCGCGCCGACGAAGGCACCGATAATGCCAATGGCACTGCCCTGCACCATAAACACTGCCATGATTTGACGGGAAGTCAGACCGAGGGTTCTCAACACGGCAATATCAGAGCGCTTGTCTGCCACCATCAGCACCAACGCGGAAACAATATTGAAGGCAGCCACAGCAACGATAATCAGCAGCATCAAAGTGACCACAGTCTTTTCCATTTTCACCGCCTGGAACAGACTGCCCTGGGAATGGCTCCAGTCCTCGCCACTAAACCCCTCACCGAGCGCCTGCGCGTAGAGAGAGACTCTGCCCAGGGCGTTATCCATATCGTCAAAGCGCAGTTGCAGGCCTTGAACCCTGCCGGTCAAGCGCATCAGCCGGGCCGCATCCTCGATATTGATTAAGGCCACATTCTGATCCACCTGCGCGCCCACCGAGAAAACCCCGGCTACCGTGAAGCGCTTTGTGCGGGGAAAAATACCCGCTGGTGTGACGGCCACCTCCGGCAGGGTCAAAATAACGGAATCACCGGGAACCACATTCAGCTGCTGTGCAAGAATGCGACCGAGAACGATCTGGTAGCTGCGCGGTTGCAGACTATCCAGGCTGCCCATGATGATATGCTCGCCCACCGCAGAGACACTGGGCAGCGCCGCTGGATCCACACCCTGAAACTGGGCGCCCTGGCTGTTGCCATTTGCACTCAACAGGGCAAAGCCCTGCACAAACGGGCTTGCCGCTTCCACATGGGGCTGTTGTTCCAGTTGCTGCGCCGTTTCGCGCCACTCCTGCAAGCCGCCATCGCGTTCGACAAAGCCGTGGGGAACAACGCTCAAAATGCGTGTTTTCAGCTCGCGATCAAAGCCGTTCATCACGGAGGTGACAACAATCAGGGCAAAGACACCCAGCGCCATGCCCAGCAGGGAGAAGCCGTTGATAAAGGAAATAAACTGCTGCCGGCGGCGAGCGGCAATATATCTCAGACCAATAAACAGGGGGACAGGTTTCAGCATAGGGTCGATTTAAACGGAAAAGAGGCAATAAATCCAAGTATTTAGACAATTTCAGCCCTCAGGGCAATATCTTACGCAGACCACCTGCTCCCGAAGACCGACCCTTTCATCCAATTGGCTCGTTTGCCCCTGTACTGGCGCTTTTACGCCCGAATGCCAAAGTGTCCACCACTGCTGGCCGCAAACACCAAGTACCCGGGCAGTCCCGGGCCGAGGATATCATCACAGGACACCAGTTGCTGGGAATCGGGCCGGTCCCTGCCCGCTATCCCGGCCAGTATGCCCCGGGATTTTTTGCTGGAAAACGTGAAGGCAGCCAGGTGTTCTGGCGGAATTTCTGTTTTAATGGGGGACGCACTGGAACACCGACTGGAGAACACTCTATGTTCAGCAGACATCGCAGTGGGGCCTCTATGATTGTGGGCACGCTGGCACTGCTCTTTGCCTTCAGCACCCAGGCAAAGCCTTTGGACATACCTCAAAATCTCGATAAGATTGACCTCTCCTTTGAGCAGGTCCGCGGGTTGAAGAAAGATGCCGTCACCACTCGCCTGGGCGACCCTTTGAGTATCGAAGGCCCCGTGGGTGAACCGGCAATCACCCGCTGGGAATATGCAGACTTCTATGTCTATTTTGAGTGGGATACTGTGCTACACACGGTGAAGAAACCCAGCGGCTGAGCTTTCACTTATTTCACCACACCGGACAAGGCGCCCTGCTCCACGCCAGGCACGTAAATGGCGATTCTTTCCCGCTGCTGGTACCCGCCAGCAGGGCGCTCCTGGTTACAACCCCTCATCCTGGCATACCTGCCGGATAAGATCCTATACCTCTGACATATATTTTACCGGGTGCCATATTCACCCAGATACGGAGAACAATGGAACCACAGATGGAAGGCTACGAATATCAAAAGAGACAGGTCGCTCTTGACAAAAACAGAGAATTCCGTATTGGCGAGGGCAAGATCAGCGGCTACGCCTCCATTTTCCTCGGGGCACTCAGCTTACTTGCGGTACTTGCCTATCTGTTCCCCTCTCACCTTACCACGACCGAGTTGCGCCAGGTTTACGATGCGGGGTCCCTGCAGAAAATACTGAAGTACGGCATGTACTTTTCCCTCTTCTTTGGCGCGCTCACCTTTTATTTGAGGAAATATCGGCGCATGGGGCTTGCCGGCATAGTCCTGACTGCAACCGCTTTCCTCTTAGGGGGCTACACGGTTCCTGTGGGTCCCGTTGAGGCTAAGCGGCTGTCACTGGGGGTTGACTGGCTGATTCTCGCTTTCCTCGGCTCGGTAATCGTTTTTGTTAGCCTCGAAAAGCTCTTCCCCAAATAGGAAAACCAGGTAATCCTGCGCAAGGAATGGGGGTTGGATCTTTTCTATTTCTGCTTCAACCACCTGGCAATCTCCGCCATCCTGATCTACGCCAACTACCATGTCACCCACTTCGATTGGGCGGTAAGTGCAGAGGTGCAGGCATTGATCGGTTCGGTCCCCATAGCATTGCAATTGGTCGTGGTAATTCTCTGTGCAGATTTTGTCCTCTACTGGGAACATAGAATCTTTCACGAAACTCAATACCTGTGGCCGGTCCATGCAGTACACCATTCTGTTCAGAATATGGATTGGTTGGCCGGCTCCCGCAGCCACTTTATCCAAACTTTTTCTGAAAGAGCCATGGTGATGGTGCCTTTGTACCTCTTGGGTGTGGGTGAGACTGTACTGAACCTGTACGTGGCTTTCGCCGCCCTTCAGGCTGTGCTGATTCACTGCAATGTCGGCCTGCCATTCGGCCCCCTCAAGTACATTTTCGTAACCCCCCAATTCCACCACTGGCACCACAGCTCCGAAAAACCTGCCATTGATACCAATTATTCGGCCCATACCATCCTGTTCGATTGGCTATTCAATACCATGCATTTTCCCAGGGAGCACTGGCCGGCCAAATATGGAACCACCGGGAAATTCCCGCAGAGCTACCTGGGCCAAACGCTTTATCCCATTACAGCCTTACTCAAGAAACTTTAAAAAATCGGAGGCCAGAAAGGTGAGATCTATCGCAACCTTTCTACTGCTACTTGTTGTTGCCTGCCCCGCCAGGACCGAGGTGACCCTGGTGCAGGTCATTAAATCGGAGAACAAGATGCTGTTGATGGATGGTCAGAAGGTGGTGAAAACCTACCATATCGCCCTTAGAGCATCCCCGAAAGGGCACAAGATGCAGGAAGGGGATCAGAAAACACCCGAAGGGCGCTACATCCTGGATTACAAAAAGGAAGATTCCGCTTATTACCGCGCCATGCATCTCTCTTACCCCAATAGCCGGGACAGGGCCCAGGCCGAAGTCCGGGGCGTATCCCCGGGCGGCTTTATTATGGTTCATGGGCAGCGCAACGGGCTGGGCTGGTTCGCGCCACTCACACAGCGCTTTAACTGGACCCAAGGCTGCATTGCCCTCAGCAACAGTGAAATGGATGACTTCATGGCCCTGGTGCAGACTGGAACCCCCATAGAGATTCGCTGGTAGGTGCCAGACTGCCTCGACCCGGTGCGCCCTGGGGCTGGATTTCCCCATGGCAACAGGTCAATATGCCCGCCGTAACCTTCCCGGGGTGGATTGCTTCATTTTTAGGCAACCTGGCAATGCCCCACCCATAGGACTAACGAGACACCGATTGAAAATGACAGTAAAAGTCGAACCCATAGATAACCTGTTGAAATCCAGCGGTCGCGAGGGCGAAGAAGTGCGCGTGCAGGGCTGGATCAGAACCCGCCGGGACTCAAAAGCCGGCCTTTCCTTCCTCGCTGTGCACGATGGCAGCTGCTTTGACCCGATCCAGGTGGTTGCCGAGAATCATCTGCACAACTACCAGTCGGAAGTACAGCGACTGACTACCGGTTGCGCGGTAGATATCCTTGGCACCATCAAGCCTTCTGAGGGCAAGGGGCAGTCTATTGAACTGCTCGCCGCAGAGGTGCAGGTGGTCGGCTGGGT comes from the Microbulbifer sp. MI-G genome and includes:
- a CDS encoding lipoprotein-releasing ABC transporter permease subunit translates to MLKPVPLFIGLRYIAARRRQQFISFINGFSLLGMALGVFALIVVTSVMNGFDRELKTRILSVVPHGFVERDGGLQEWRETAQQLEQQPHVEAASPFVQGFALLSANGNSQGAQFQGVDPAALPSVSAVGEHIIMGSLDSLQPRSYQIVLGRILAQQLNVVPGDSVILTLPEVAVTPAGIFPRTKRFTVAGVFSVGAQVDQNVALINIEDAARLMRLTGRVQGLQLRFDDMDNALGRVSLYAQALGEGFSGEDWSHSQGSLFQAVKMEKTVVTLMLLIIVAVAAFNIVSALVLMVADKRSDIAVLRTLGLTSRQIMAVFMVQGSAIGIIGAFVGAVLGLLIALNLTDIVSWAENLMGGKIFDPRVFFVSYLPSEFRVGDAVVVLSAAVCMSLLATVFPAWRAAQIEPAEALRYE
- a CDS encoding sterol desaturase family protein codes for the protein MDLFYFCFNHLAISAILIYANYHVTHFDWAVSAEVQALIGSVPIALQLVVVILCADFVLYWEHRIFHETQYLWPVHAVHHSVQNMDWLAGSRSHFIQTFSERAMVMVPLYLLGVGETVLNLYVAFAALQAVLIHCNVGLPFGPLKYIFVTPQFHHWHHSSEKPAIDTNYSAHTILFDWLFNTMHFPREHWPAKYGTTGKFPQSYLGQTLYPITALLKKL
- a CDS encoding L,D-transpeptidase family protein: MRSIATFLLLLVVACPARTEVTLVQVIKSENKMLLMDGQKVVKTYHIALRASPKGHKMQEGDQKTPEGRYILDYKKEDSAYYRAMHLSYPNSRDRAQAEVRGVSPGGFIMVHGQRNGLGWFAPLTQRFNWTQGCIALSNSEMDDFMALVQTGTPIEIRW